From the genome of Scytonema hofmannii PCC 7110, one region includes:
- a CDS encoding caspase, EACC1-associated type has protein sequence MRKIALLIGVSEYEPGLNPLPAAVKDVDAMQRVLANPEMGGFAEADITVLKNPQRQEMEEAIYELFSHGQKDDLLLFYFSGHGITDDSGKLYLSTRRTRKQNGSLVIPSAVAAGYLHDRMNRSRSQSQVIILDCCFSGAIAQGLTVKDDGTVNIQQQLGGKGRAILTSSSSTQYSFEQEGSELSIYTRYLVEGIEKGAADRDSDGWISVDELHAYASSKVQEAAPAMTPKFFPVEEGYKILLAKSPKDDPKVKYRKAVELRINRGQFSIPARRLLNSLRLQWNITTEVATAIEAEVQQPYQEYQRKLKEYETTLLEAIRAEETLSETTLNDLRDYQQHLNLTDEDVALIEEQILSQQKATQVVQPAPTKGNQFQQFEFEVVRVNSQGQISDRTSHRAEFFTEDLGNGVLLEMVSIPGGQFLMGSPESELERSEDESPQHTVTIQPFCMGKYPITQAQWQAVANFPKVKIDMNHPTAWRMGFLIY, from the coding sequence ATGAGGAAAATAGCACTGCTAATTGGAGTGAGTGAATATGAGCCGGGATTGAATCCTCTACCTGCGGCGGTTAAAGATGTTGACGCAATGCAAAGAGTTTTGGCAAATCCAGAAATGGGTGGTTTTGCTGAGGCGGATATCACTGTGCTCAAAAATCCTCAACGCCAAGAAATGGAGGAAGCCATCTACGAGCTATTTTCTCACGGTCAAAAAGATGACTTGTTGCTGTTTTATTTTTCTGGTCATGGAATTACAGATGACAGCGGGAAATTGTACTTGTCAACCCGTAGGACACGCAAACAGAATGGCTCTTTGGTAATACCATCAGCAGTAGCAGCAGGTTATCTGCATGACAGGATGAATAGGAGTCGGTCTCAAAGTCAAGTGATTATCTTAGACTGCTGCTTTAGCGGTGCGATCGCTCAAGGTTTGACTGTGAAAGACGATGGGACTGTCAATATCCAACAGCAGCTAGGTGGTAAAGGTAGAGCAATTCTGACATCTTCGAGTTCTACGCAGTATTCCTTTGAGCAGGAAGGTTCAGAACTTTCAATTTATACGCGTTACTTAGTAGAAGGGATTGAAAAGGGTGCAGCAGATCGAGACAGTGATGGGTGGATTTCCGTTGATGAGTTACACGCGTATGCGAGTAGCAAAGTGCAAGAAGCGGCTCCAGCAATGACACCCAAGTTCTTTCCTGTTGAGGAAGGCTACAAAATTCTGCTTGCAAAGTCGCCAAAGGATGACCCAAAAGTCAAGTATCGTAAAGCAGTGGAACTTCGTATCAATCGCGGTCAATTTTCTATTCCAGCCCGTCGCTTGCTCAATTCACTGCGTCTTCAATGGAATATTACTACTGAGGTTGCAACCGCAATAGAAGCTGAAGTTCAACAACCTTACCAAGAATATCAGCGTAAGTTAAAAGAGTACGAGACTACTCTACTAGAGGCAATTCGAGCGGAGGAAACCCTGAGTGAAACAACACTGAACGACTTGAGAGATTATCAACAACATCTAAACTTAACTGATGAAGATGTTGCACTGATTGAAGAACAAATTCTCAGTCAGCAAAAAGCGACTCAAGTCGTTCAACCAGCACCTACTAAAGGAAATCAATTCCAGCAGTTTGAGTTTGAAGTGGTGAGAGTTAATTCCCAAGGTCAAATTAGCGATCGCACTTCTCATCGAGCCGAGTTCTTCACAGAGGACTTGGGGAATGGTGTGTTGCTGGAGATGGTGTCAATTCCTGGAGGTCAGTTTTTGATGGGTTCGCCTGAAAGTGAACTAGAACGTTCAGAAGATGAAAGCCCACAGCATACCGTAACTATTCAACCCTTCTGTATGGGGAAGTATCCCATCACCCAAGCTCAGTGGCAAGCTGTCGCTAATTTTCCTAAAGTGAAGATAGATATGAACCACCCCACCGCATGGCGGATGGGGTTTCTAATTTACTGA
- a CDS encoding type II toxin-antitoxin system VapC family toxin: MSYLVDTNLLLLSVEPHHPMYRDTVNAIAILRSTGQELFTTSQNLIEFWRSATRPAEKNGLGLSIAEAEIELQRLEELFPVLPDVPEIYPEWRRLIIEYGVIGVNVHDARLVAVMLVNRLTHILTFNTKDFTRYSTEIAPVHPASIGL; this comes from the coding sequence GTGTCTTACCTTGTAGATACCAATTTGCTACTACTCAGTGTAGAGCCACATCATCCTATGTATAGGGACACTGTGAATGCGATCGCAATACTGCGCTCAACAGGACAAGAACTTTTTACTACATCCCAAAACCTCATAGAGTTTTGGCGGAGTGCAACACGCCCTGCTGAAAAAAATGGCTTAGGGTTAAGCATAGCTGAAGCTGAGATAGAACTGCAACGTTTAGAAGAGCTTTTCCCAGTACTACCAGATGTACCTGAAATTTACCCAGAGTGGAGACGACTGATTATAGAGTATGGGGTCATAGGTGTAAATGTGCATGATGCAAGGCTGGTCGCTGTTATGTTAGTAAATAGACTAACTCACATCCTAACTTTCAACACAAAGGACTTTACCCGCTATTCTACTGAGATCGCTCCAGTGCATCCAGCTTCAATTGGACTCTAA
- a CDS encoding caspase, EACC1-associated type — translation MRKIALLIGVSEYEPGLNPLPAAVKDVEAMQRVLANPEMGGFTEIAMLKNPQRQEMEDAIYELFSHGQKEDLLLFYFSGHGITDESGRLYLSTRVTRKQNGKLVTPSAVAATFIHESINGSRSQRQVIVLDCCFSGAIAKGLTVKDDGTVDIRTQLGGKGRAILTSSSSTQLSFEQEGSELSIYTRYLVEGIEKGVADKDGDGWISVDELHEYASSKVQEASPAMTPNFFPVEEGYRILLAKSPKDDPKLKYRKEVESRAQQGQGKFSVFVRRMLDSKRDEWGLSLEEGTAIEEEVLQPYREYERKCNEYEQALVEAIKQEYPFRPRVQEDLKEYQQYLGLRDEDIASIEQRVLSSNKAEYERDRQQKEKLLQPEQQIKSQEQDKGQGATVSQPKSSATQTQQFEFKFATITVRSGFLGIGKKTCDINHTSHRAEFFTEDLGNGVLLEMVAIPGGQFLMGSPESELGRYDWESPQHTVTIQPFNMGKYPITQAQWQAVAAFPKIEIDLNPNPSHFKGANKPVEQVSWDDAVEFCARLSQKTEKNYRLPSESEWEYACRAGTTTPFHCGETITTDLANYNGNFTYANGVKGEYREQTTDVGKFLPNGFGLYDMHGNVLEWCQDAWHDNYENAPVDGTVWTKDPGNQARLPRGGSWNGASWNCRSAYRYRHSRDYRDMSVGFRVVSRW, via the coding sequence ATGAGGAAAATAGCACTGCTAATTGGAGTGAGTGAATATGAGCCGGGATTGAATCCGTTACCTGCGGCGGTTAAAGATGTTGAAGCAATGCAAAGAGTGTTGGCAAATCCGGAAATGGGTGGTTTTACGGAGATTGCAATGCTCAAAAATCCTCAACGCCAAGAAATGGAGGATGCTATCTACGAGCTATTTTCTCACGGTCAAAAAGAGGACTTGTTGCTATTTTATTTCTCCGGTCATGGAATTACAGATGAAAGCGGAAGATTGTATTTATCAACCCGTGTAACTCGCAAACAGAATGGAAAATTGGTGACACCATCCGCAGTAGCAGCAACTTTTATACATGAAAGCATAAATGGGAGTAGATCTCAACGACAGGTGATTGTATTAGACTGCTGTTTTAGTGGTGCGATCGCCAAAGGTTTGACTGTGAAAGATGATGGCACAGTTGATATCCGAACACAACTCGGTGGTAAGGGGCGGGCTATCCTCACATCTTCCAGTTCTACCCAGCTTTCCTTTGAGCAGGAAGGATCGGAACTTTCGATTTACACCCGTTACTTAGTAGAAGGGATTGAAAAGGGTGTAGCTGATAAAGACGGAGATGGTTGGATTTCTGTAGATGAACTCCACGAATATGCGAGCAGCAAGGTGCAAGAAGCATCCCCTGCTATGACTCCTAATTTCTTTCCTGTTGAGGAAGGCTACAGAATTTTACTAGCAAAGTCGCCAAAAGACGATCCCAAGCTGAAGTATCGCAAGGAAGTGGAAAGTCGAGCACAGCAAGGACAGGGTAAGTTTTCTGTCTTTGTTCGGAGGATGTTAGACTCGAAGCGGGATGAGTGGGGGTTATCTCTAGAAGAGGGAACAGCTATTGAAGAGGAAGTACTCCAACCGTATCGAGAGTACGAACGCAAGTGCAATGAATATGAGCAAGCGTTGGTTGAAGCAATTAAACAAGAATACCCGTTTAGACCAAGAGTACAAGAAGATTTAAAAGAATATCAGCAATATTTGGGGTTGCGCGATGAAGATATTGCTTCAATAGAACAACGAGTGCTAAGTTCTAACAAAGCAGAATATGAGCGCGATCGCCAACAAAAAGAAAAGTTGTTGCAGCCAGAACAACAAATAAAATCACAAGAGCAAGACAAAGGACAAGGAGCAACAGTTTCTCAGCCAAAATCCTCTGCAACTCAAACTCAGCAGTTTGAGTTCAAGTTTGCCACTATTACAGTGCGATCGGGATTTTTGGGGATAGGAAAGAAAACTTGCGATATTAACCACACTTCTCATCGAGCAGAGTTCTTTACAGAAGACTTGGGGAATGGTGTGTTGCTGGAGATGGTAGCAATTCCTGGAGGTCAGTTTTTGATGGGTTCACCTGAAAGTGAACTAGGACGTTATGATTGGGAAAGTCCACAGCACACTGTGACCATTCAACCCTTCAATATGGGGAAGTACCCCATCACCCAAGCTCAATGGCAAGCTGTCGCTGCTTTTCCTAAAATAGAGATAGATTTAAATCCCAATCCCTCTCACTTCAAAGGAGCAAACAAACCTGTGGAGCAGGTATCCTGGGATGATGCTGTTGAGTTCTGCGCTCGGTTATCTCAAAAGACTGAAAAGAATTATCGTTTGCCCAGTGAATCAGAATGGGAGTATGCTTGTCGAGCAGGAACGACGACCCCCTTTCATTGTGGCGAAACGATTACAACAGATTTGGCTAATTACAATGGTAATTTCACTTACGCAAATGGAGTGAAGGGGGAATATCGAGAGCAAACAACCGATGTCGGCAAATTTTTGCCAAATGGGTTTGGTTTATACGATATGCATGGTAACGTCTTAGAATGGTGTCAAGATGCGTGGCATGATAACTATGAGAACGCACCTGTAGACGGCACTGTTTGGACGAAAGATCCTGGTAATCAAGCAAGACTACCACGTGGCGGCTCGTGGAACGGTGCTTCGTGGAATTGTCGCTCGGCGTATCGCTATCGCCACTCGCGTGACTACCGGGATATGAGCGTGGGTTTCCGCGTGGTCAGCAGATGGTAG